The genome window CGAATCGACCTCTACATGGTGAACAATGAGTGCACCTTCTTTTAGATTTTCCGCCTTCTCACGGTCAAAAGTTGCCGCACTTAGATGCCTCGATGGCTGGAAGAGATCAAGAGTCGTTGCAGTGTCTCCTACCGCACATTGCAAGCTGACTACGTTGGCTAAACGATTCACCCTGAGATTACGGTTGAGGCGGTGATAACTGTATGGGTGCGGCTCGAAAGCAACAACCTTACCACTATCGCCTACTGATCTGGCAAAAAATAGCGTCATGATTCCCACGTTTGCACCAACGTCGTAGACCGTTTTGCCCACTAGGCTGAGGGACAACAAAAATCGCTCCTCTTCGGTAGGGGGACGCCTTACGAATTGCCTTCCTCCTGCGAACCACATCCCACGAATAAGCGGATGTTGTGCTTTATATATGCCCACCTCGTTCCATAAACGCCTAAAAAAGTTTTTCATACTACCTCTACCTCCCTTGCCACTCCCTCACACCAGAAGCGCGAAAAGGCTAAGAGCACTCACCATACGCGTGAGAATTCATCGCCTTTTCTTTCTCTTCCAATTCTCCACCGCTGCGTGCAATGCCTGCTCCCAGGCGTCCACCTGCTTCTCCACCGTGAAGTGCTGCAGCAGGTGTCTATACGCATTTTCGGCACGGCGTCGCGCTTCCTCAGGGTTGGACAGCGCCTCTACGATGGCTTGCGCCAGCGCGTATGGGTTGCGCGGCGGAACCAGCCAGCCCGTTTCGCCATCTTTCACCAGCTCGGGCACACCGCCCACCGCAGTCGCGACTACGGGTGTTTTATAAGCGAAGGCTTCGAGGATGACGTTGGGTAGTCCTTCAGTGAGGGAGGGCAGCACCAGCAGGTCCAGTGCACCAATTATCTGCCGCGCATCTGCCCGCTCTCCCAGAAAGAGAACTGCCTCCTGTATCCCCAGCGTTTGCGCCTGAGCCTGTAACGCAGCGCGCTGGTCGCCCTCGCCTACCATCAGCAAAAGCACATCCTTCATTTGTTGCAGCACCGATGGCATAGATTCCAGCAGAAACCACCCGCCCTTTTCTACGCTCAAACGCCCAACGTAGCCGATGACAGACGCAGAATATGCCAGCCCGAGAAGCGTTCGCAGATGATGCTGGGAATACGCCTCTGCAAGAGCAGAGAGGTCTATTGCATTGGGGATGTAAAATATTCTTTGCAAAGATACTCTCAGTGAAGCCACTTCCGCACGTTGTAGAGGAGATACCACTACTACTCCAGCATGCCGTCGCAGGGTATATTTGTCCAGCCACTCGAAAAAACCGAACCTTTACGTCTTTTGCCGTCCAGCCTCGTGTGACTGCCACAGAAGGTACTTTACCATACCACGCGGCGAGAATATCCGCCTTATACCCCGCCGTGCATACCACATCCGGTCTCCACTCCTCTATCAACGTAGCGAAGCGGCGCACCGAACGCCGCAGGTTATACTTTTCGGGTAAGTAGAGCGGAACCGTGGGGATACCGTACTGCCCAGCATGTTGCGCCAGAGTAGTGGAGTGTACATCCTCGTATGAATGCACCAGGATCACGCCAATGGTTACCTCATGTCCACGTGCTTGAAGCGCTCTGCCAATCTGAACGGTCTGACGCTCCGGACCGCTGATAGCCGGCTTGGCGGAGCTGGGCTGACAGAAAAGCACTCTCATACAGCAGCCTCCGCTCCTTGCTCCAGCAGGTCTACACCCACCTGCTCGCGGATGAAATCCACCACCTTGCGTAAGAAGGCTTCTGCAGCATGTTGTTGCGCAAGCGCATAACCCTCAGCAATCACTCGACGTCGCAGATCACCGTCTTTCACCAGACGTTCCAGTGCATCAGCCAGATGCTTCGGCTCACGCGGCGGCACCAGCAGTCCCGTGCGCTCATGTTGCACCAGATCGGGAATGCCCCCCACTGCAGAAGCCACCACTGGCACGCCTCGCGCCATCGCCTCCAGAACAACCCTACCTAAACCCTCCGATACCGACGGCAACACAAACAGGTCAGCCGTGCTGTAAAAACGATGCAGAACCGCCGGATCGGTCTGAAAACCGTGAAAATGGCAGGTGCCTTCGTTCAAGTAGCGCCTGGCACAATTTTCCAGAAACGGTCGTTGGTCGCCATCGCCCACAATATCCAGCACTATCTCATATCCTTTTGCTTGCAGCAAACCGACCGATTCTATCAGCGTATCTACGGACTTTTCGTGCCTCAACGCCCCCACAAACAGCACGCGCAGAGGTGAAGATAGACAGGTATCTCTGCGCAGGTAAAAATCAGATTCGATCAGAGTACTCACTGCGATGCGGTCTACACATGGGCCATGAAACTTTGCTTCCAGCGACTGCGAAATAGCTATAGCTGGAGTGTTTTGCAGTATACGCTGCATCGCGCGTTCATGTATTGAGGCTACTTGAACCTGCACCCACCTTCTCAGCCGAGAGCCGGTCGGCGACGCTTTCAAAAGAGACACAGGATCACCTACCAGCTCAAAAAAACAGGGCACACCCCTGCGCCGACACTCCCGCCACAACACCGGCGCGTATGCTCCCGGATAGCGGAGCCACACTGCATCCACTCGATGGACGTCTAGAAACTTTCGCAACCGACCGCGCAACTCACCTCGCACCTGAACCGCACCCAAAAAAGTTTCGAAGTAGGGTAGTTCATACACTGCCACACGCTCCGCAGGCAAGGGATATTGCAGGTGTGCCAGAGGCTGTGTGGTGACAGGAGCCGCCAGCACCACCTCAAAGGGGAAAAGGCGGTGCATCTCCTGCAGGTAGCGCCCCAGCCCGTTGCTGGTATAGTATTTCCCTGACTCGTCGCGATAACAGGCTGTTGCGTAATAGATGCCAAGGCGTTTCATCGTGCGATCTTGTCTGACCTCTCCCCCATCTCCTCTCCTGAAAGGAGAGAGGGGGCAGTTGTGTGCACCTCTCCCCCGCCCTCTCTCCTGAGAGGAGAGGCAAGATTTCCCCCTTCCCTGCGAGGGAAGGGGGACACAGGGGGTTAGGTTCAATAACCACCACCTCTCCCCCTGCCCCTCTCCCGCAGGGAGAGGGGAGCACTCCCCCTCCCCTCATCGGGAAGGGGGATACAGCGGATTAGGTTCAACAACCTTCACCCCACCCCCTCTCCCTGCGGGAGAGGAGAGCGTTCCCCCTTCCCTCACAGGGAAGGGGGCTAGGGGGTTAGGTTCCCCCTCTATGCCGCGCTATCGCCTGCTCGTACACTTCCAGATACCGCTTGCCCATCGCGTCGATGGTAAAATGCTCCAAAAACCGCTGGCGGGCGTTGCGGGCGATCTGCTGTGCCATTTCCTGATTCGTCAGCAATTCCAGAATCGCCTCTGCCATCGCCTCAGGGTCACCGGGCGGCACCAGCAATCCGCACTCGCCGTCCGCCAGCAAACCGGGCGTACCGCCTACGGCAGTAGCTACAATCGGTCGCTGGGCAGACATGGCTTCCAAAATCGCCAGAGACTCGCCCTCCACGTTTGAGCTCAGCACAAACACGTCTAGCGCGTGCAGCAACACGGGCACATCATGGCGCATCCCCAGAAAGTGCACTTGCGATTCCAGTCCTAACTCCTCCACCAGCGCTTCCACCTGTGCACGACACGCACCATCCCCGATAAACACAAGGTGTACCCCTTCCACCTTTGTGTTCACCAGCGAGAGCGCCCACACCAGCGTAGCCTGATCTTTCTGCTTACCATCGAAGCGCCCTACCATACCTACTACTCTTGCCGTAGCGGGAACGGCGGCGTTCCACTCAGGGAGGAGAGGTTCCGGCTGATAAATATCGGGAACTCCATTGCGGATATAAAGTGCCCGCTTGGAAGGCACTCCCAGTATGTCCACCATTAGTCTATCGATACCCGGAGCTACGCCCACCATGTAGTCGGTGGAGGCCGCTGCCCACTTGAGCCAGCGACGATGCTGACGCAACCACGCCTCGTGATAATTATGTAACGTGAACACACACGGTGTACGCGCCCATCGACAAGCAAAAGCACCTTTTAGCCAGGCAGTGTTGTGGCAGTGTACAACGTCGGGGCGGAATCGACGAAACAGGCTTACCAGGTGAAGCGGATAAAAGCGCGAATAGACACCTCTATCTACAACGCTCTCTACCTGCACACCCACCTTCTCAAAGGCGGGTAGCATAGTGCGTTCATCTGTCAAATTTGCCACGAGCACTTCATGACCCCGCGCTTTGAGCCAGCCGCATAACTCAGCCGTCAGCTGCTCAGCCCCTCCCAGATGCAAACCAGCCAGAACCTGAACTATCCGCATCGCACCACCTACCGGATGACCATCTGGAACCGCACAGCCGCCACTCCCCCCCGCCGCGATGGCAGGTATAGTCACATCTATCTTGGTACGGTCCGTGGGATCAGGTAGAGTTGCTCCGTTCAGGGTCAGGGAGCCCTGAATGAATGTGGCATTTGTCGGCAGGTTGTGCACCACTTGCACATTCCTCGCCTCCCCATCACCTATATTCCGCGCCTCCACCGTCACCGTCACCACATCCAGTGGTCTCGGATTAGGCTTGTCTACAGAGATAGACACCTGTACATTCGGCTGAGGGGCAGGAGTATACGTCGTCGGCAACAACACCGCCCCTTCATTCCTAAGCAGGTTAATTCGGTTGATCGGCACCGGATCCGTAGAACCATCCGCACGCACCCGATAGTAATACCCGTCCAGGTCAAACGCGGTGTAATCGTTGATGCCACGCTCGTCTTGCGGGATATCGTAGTCACCCGTGCGCACAAGCACTAACGCCTTCGTGTAACGCCGCGCGAAATACCATGTCTTGCCTGTATTGCCCAGAAAGTTGCCCTGACTGTCATACTTCGGAGCCTTGTCGGTATAGTGTATCACGAACAAGCCGGGTATTACCCCAGGGAACCATGAGCTCGGATAAGCTACCCATTGTGTATAGGGCGCGGATACCGTCGTGACAGGCACCCCGAAATCCAGTGTCGCCGCATCAATATAATACGCCTTCTGCTTCGGTATGCCAGCGACATAGTAACGGTTCGTGGAACTGTTCGGGTCGGTCAAGAACTCACCGTAGAAGAAGTTCTGGTGCCAGGCGTTCAGGAACAGCTTCTCCCTCTCCGGGTCCAGCACCAGCAGATACTGAGCCAGCGCACGCATCTTCTCGCGCTCCCACCATGCCTGGGTGTTTGTGGCTGCTGCGGTACCTTTCGTATACGCATACATCGGCACATGATACTGACCGCGTGCATACACACGATACGCCATCTCCGCGAAGAAGGTGTTTAAACTGCTGATATTGCCACCGGTGTAACTATGGTTGTATATCATGGTGATCTCGCGGTTGGCTATGGCAGGCGCGAAGTATATCCAGAGCAGGTCCGGCTGGGTACCCAGATACGAATTGCTCCAGGTATCAAATGGGGTGATGCTGATGAGGTCATTCGCGCACGACACCATACCCATCTGCGTCAGCTTGATGCTCGCCTTCTCCATCACCTCGCCCATGCCAAGAGCGTACTGATAGAGGTCGTAACTACCCGCCTCGATAAACTGGATAGTGCCCGGAGTGACAGGTCTACCCGGCCATGTCTGGTCCTTGTAGTTGTCACAGTACCAACCCTCTATCCCAGGGTTTGTGTCGCGGATATATTCCAACCAGGCGCCAGAAATCCACTGCACATAATACGGATCAAACACATTGCACAGGAACCTCAAAATATCCGGCTTGAAGTACCATGCCCTGCTCCACCACTTGAACCTCGCAGACTTCGCCACGCCCAATCCTCCGCTCGTCGGTGGATTCGGGTTATACTCCGGGTCACCGTTGTTGGCGGGATTCGTCTCCCAGGAAGCATCCCAACCGGGGATGACAGGCTTCCCGTTCGGACCAGGTTTCACGAAGTCCTCGTTCTGAATATCGTTCATGGTGTTGAAGGTGGGAGCCGTGCCAGTCTGCGTCACCCGGAACCGAATATAGAAACCGCGTCTCCATGCTAGTGGATGATAATACTCGTCACGGTCACTATTATTGTGGTAGATACGGCTGCGCTTCCATTCCGTACGTTCCTTCGGGGGGATGAACCGCACATACCCAGATTGACCGAACTTCTGACCGTTCAATACCGTGGTATCCTCCACCACGGTCAGAGGCGCCCAGCTTGTCGGCTTACCGTTCGCATCCACCCCATTGCAGTACTCCCATACCCCATCGTAGCCGCCGGATGCAGGCGTCTTCAACGTGAAGTATACGATATCAAATCTCAATGGGTGGCCGATTGCGATGAACTCATTCAACTGCGAAGGAAATTTGTAATTGTAGTAATCGAGTCGTTCCGGTCCCCATTTACCGTACCGAAAGAGCATCAACATAATGGATTCGAACTTCCTGTCACCTACATCTGGGCTGATGTTGACTTCCGTATCCACCGCATAATGCATCGCAATATGCTCGTAACTGATGCCTTGCTGATCGCACCAGCTCTGCCAGTGCATGTTAGGCTCATACCATATAGCTGCATAGTTATTCGTGATGTTATCGTACCGAATCAGCACAGCATCTGGGTTCACTGCTTTCACCAGCGGAGCGTTCTGGTAGGCGTAGGCGATATCCAGGTCATAGTGCTGTGCGTTCCAATCGTGATAAGGCGCATTGGTGTCACCAGTAGTCCAGTCGCTCCCGATGATGTACGAACTATATCGTACTGTCGGCAGTACCTTGGAGAACCTGCGGAATGTCTTGAAGGTGCGCACATCGCTTACCAGATCGCTGCCACCGCCCTGCGGAGTGATACGCACACGGTAGTAATACGTAGTGTTCGGCTGCAGGTTCAGCAAGTTCACATAGTGGCGTGTGACATCGGTGTTGGGCCAGTCACGCCACTCTGGCAGAGAGACCATACCCAGCGCGGAGGTGGTACCGTATTCTACCGTCATCTTGCCAAGCACAGTAGTCACACACTTGATGCGCGCACTCGTCGGCATCGCCCAGATCACCTCAGGATTCAGAGATTGGGCACAAGAAATTCCTGACAATGCAGTGAGTATAGCTACCAACCCAAGTAAAATGGTACCATACCACCATGCAGGCACGTGCGCCTTCCCTGGTCTATACATGGTTCATCTGACCTCCCTAGTATCGTTGAGCCTCGCTATCCACCTATCGCGGTAGTATAGCACAATTCCTATCGGATACAGCACGCTGACGAACAGTCTTGCTATTGGTGAGGTGAGTTGCCAGCGCCGGCTAATACCCTGGTCTCGCATGTGCCAATGGTAGCGGGTTAAGCCAGCCCCCAGCTTGATGAAGAAAACGGGATTACGCCAGAAATACTTCGACAAGTCGGCGTCAAGAGTGATAGCTGTCCATTGCCCCAAACCCTCTGCATACTTAATGTTCTGATTACCCGTCCGAATCAGCGAATTGGGCGTTTCATGCACCAGCAGTACCGGTTTGTTAATAAAGCGAGTAAGATAGCCGGCTCTTGCTATTTGTTCCCAGACAATGTTCAGCACCACATAGCCTTGTACGTCCTCGGGAAAAGGAAAACGCCTTAATAAGTCGACGCGCATACACCCTGATTTATCACCCTTCAACTTCCATTTGTACAGCTCAACGTCCAGCACTGAAGCGTCAAAGCATTCATACGGGAAGGGATCTCCCACAACCTGACCGTTTTCATAGACGCATAAGCCAGTGACCCCCACGAATCGTTCTCGCTGCTCCTCCGGTATTTCGTGCCAAACCCTGTAAAAGGTCTCCAGCGTGTCGGGGAAAAACTCATCGTCGCTATCGAGGTCTGCCAGCAGATAACCTTGCGCTTCTCGGGCTGCCAGGTTGAAGGCAGCCTTTTTGTGCTTGTGCGTCTGGTAGAAATAGCGTACAGGAAACCATGCTTCCCTAGCCCATGCCTCTATGAGATCACGAGTGTTGTCTGTCGAGCCATCATCAACGACCAGCCACTCGAAGTCGCGAAAAGTCTGCTGCAGCAGCGACTCAAACGGCTTGCGTAGTGTATGCGCCCGATTGTGCGTCGGTGTAAATACTGTGAAGAAAGGCGAAGCCATCCTCATACCTCCCCGTCTTTATCTTTCCTCAAAGCCCGCGTGGTTTCACACAGGATTCTTACCCAAAGTAACCCTGATCCCTGCCTGAGGGGAACCATCTCGCATGGTATCAACAGGCAGGTTGACAGGCGATGTGACAGGGTCGTAAACTCCCTGACACTTGTGGGTGATCGCCGTGAGTCTGTCGCTACTGCTTGCGAAATAGCAGTAGATGTCATCGCCCAGGTTACGCGCCCCGTAGTATCCGAGCAACAATGCCCTCATCTTTCCCCCTGTACCAAAAAGCGATGACGCTGGGCAAGGAATAGTGCCGCTGCCCCTGCCAGAGCAGCACGCCTACCAGCAAGGCACCTGTTCCTATACGCCCTGCCAGCTGCCACCAACCGACAGGACGTAATAGCACATCCAATATGGCTGATAACAACATTAGCACCAGCGATGCCGATACAACGACTGGACTCAACCCGATATTCCGATACCGACGAGACATCATATACGATGTAGCAGCCAGTGCAGATAGTGAGACCAGCGTAACCCCTGCAGCTCCCCACGCGCCGTATAGAGGGATGAGCCAGCCGCTAAGCAACAAACAAAGCAACGCCGATAACATGTTCGCCCCAGCCAGAGCGTCCGTGCGGTTGCTCAGACGCGCCCCCACACTTAGCGGTCCCTGTGCGACAAAAAACCAATACGCTATCGCCAGCGGAGGCACGTAGTCCGCCGCTCCCCAGAAACGCGGTGCGGACATCAGGTGTATCGTCGGGCGTGCAAACAGGATAATGCCGCTGGCAACCAGTGCAAACCCAAAGAGGATGAGAGTGGTTGCTCTCTGTAAATGATAGGTTCCGTCTTCTAGCGAACCCACGCGAAATGCCCAGGGACCCCAAGCCATCGACACAATACCGTAAAACACACTGACCAGCATCCCAAACCGATACGCTAACGAATATAAGCCCAGTTCGCTCTCGGTAGCATAGCGAGTGAGAAAAAAGCGGTCACTGAAGTGCAGGATGAATTGTGAAAGGCTGGCAGGAACCAGTGGCAACCCGTAGCGCAACACAGGTTCTCACCCACCGCATGTCGAACGCACCGCCATACCGCAGCTCGCACCAGCACCCCGAGCACAAGCCGACCATGCCACTCGCGTTCAATGAGTCCGCTCAGCACTACCCCCCATACGCCCCAGCGTAGCCAGACAACCAGAACAATGTTGGTGGTTAAGTGTGTGCAGCCAGTCTGAGCAAC of Armatimonadota bacterium contains these proteins:
- a CDS encoding hypothetical protein (possible pseudo, frameshifted); this encodes MVSPLQRAEVASLRVSLQRIFYIPNAIDLSALAEAYSQHHLRTLLGLAYSASVIGYVGRLSVEKGGWFLLESMPSVLQQMKDVLLLMVGEGDQRAALQAQAQTLGIQEAVLFLGERADARQIIGALDLLVLPSLTEGLPNVILEAFAYKTPVVATAVGGVPELVKDGETGWLVPPRNPYALAQAIVEALSNPEEARRRAENAYRHLLQHFTVEKQVDAWEQALHAAVENWKRKKRR
- a CDS encoding glycosyl transferase, whose translation is MASPFFTVFTPTHNRAHTLRKPFESLLQQTFRDFEWLVVDDGSTDNTRDLIEAWAREAWFPVRYFYQTHKHKKAAFNLAAREAQGYLLADLDSDDEFFPDTLETFYRVWHEIPEEQRERFVGVTGLCVYENGQVVGDPFPYECFDASVLDVELYKWKLKGDKSGCMRVDLLRRFPFPEDVQGYVVLNIVWEQIARAGYLTRFINKPVLLVHETPNSLIRTGNQNIKYAEGLGQWTAITLDADLSKYFWRNPVFFIKLGAGLTRYHWHMRDQGISRRWQLTSPIARLFVSVLYPIGIVLYYRDRWIARLNDTREVR